A window of the Streptomyces sp. JB150 genome harbors these coding sequences:
- the groL gene encoding chaperonin GroEL (60 kDa chaperone family; promotes refolding of misfolded polypeptides especially under stressful conditions; forms two stacked rings of heptamers to form a barrel-shaped 14mer; ends can be capped by GroES; misfolded proteins enter the barrel where they are refolded when GroES binds), translating into MAKIIAFDEEARRGLERGMNQLADAVKVTLGPKGRNVVLEKKWGAPTITNDGVSIAKEIELEDPYEKIGAELVKEVAKKTDDVAGDGTTTATVLAQALVREGLRNVAAGANPMALKRGIEKAVEAVSGALLDQAKEVETKEQIASTASISAADTQIGELIAEAMDKVGKEGVITVEESQTFGLELELTEGMRFDKGYISAYFATDMERMEAVLEDPYILIANSKISNVKDLLPLLEKVMQSGKPLLIIAEDVEGEALSTLVVNKIRGTFKSVAVKAPGFGDRRKAMLGDIAILTGGEVISEEVGLKLENATLDLLGRARKVVITKDETTIVDGAGSADQVAGRVNQIRAEIENSDSDYDREKLQERLAKLAGGVAVIKAGAATEVELKERKHRIEDAVRNAKAAVEEGIVAGGGVALIQASSVFEKLDLEGDEATGAQAVKLALEAPLKQIAVNAGLEGGVVVEKVRNLTPGHGLNAATGEYVDLVAEGIIDPAKVTRSALQNAASIAALFLTTEAVIADKPEKAAAPAGGGMPGGDMDF; encoded by the coding sequence ATGGCCAAGATCATCGCGTTCGACGAGGAGGCGCGGCGCGGCCTCGAGCGCGGCATGAACCAGCTCGCGGACGCCGTCAAGGTGACCCTCGGCCCCAAGGGCCGCAACGTCGTCCTCGAGAAGAAGTGGGGCGCCCCCACGATCACCAACGACGGCGTCTCCATCGCCAAGGAGATCGAGCTCGAGGACCCGTACGAGAAGATCGGCGCCGAGCTGGTCAAGGAAGTCGCCAAGAAGACGGACGACGTCGCCGGTGACGGTACGACCACGGCCACGGTCCTCGCCCAGGCGCTGGTCCGCGAGGGTCTGCGCAACGTCGCCGCCGGTGCCAACCCGATGGCCCTGAAGCGCGGTATCGAGAAGGCCGTCGAGGCCGTCTCCGGTGCGCTGCTCGACCAGGCCAAGGAGGTCGAGACCAAGGAGCAGATCGCCTCCACGGCCTCCATCTCCGCCGCCGACACCCAGATCGGCGAGCTGATCGCCGAGGCCATGGACAAGGTCGGCAAGGAAGGCGTCATCACCGTCGAGGAGTCCCAGACCTTCGGTCTGGAGCTGGAGCTCACCGAGGGTATGCGCTTCGACAAGGGCTACATCTCGGCGTACTTCGCCACCGACATGGAGCGCATGGAGGCGGTCCTCGAGGACCCGTACATCCTCATCGCCAACTCCAAGATCTCCAACGTCAAGGACCTGCTCCCGCTCCTGGAGAAGGTCATGCAGTCGGGCAAGCCGCTGCTGATCATCGCCGAGGACGTCGAGGGCGAGGCCCTGTCGACCCTGGTCGTCAACAAGATCCGCGGCACCTTCAAGTCCGTCGCCGTCAAGGCCCCGGGCTTCGGCGACCGCCGCAAGGCCATGCTCGGCGACATCGCCATCCTCACGGGCGGCGAGGTCATCTCCGAGGAGGTCGGCCTCAAGCTGGAGAACGCGACCCTGGACCTCCTGGGCCGCGCCCGCAAGGTCGTCATCACCAAGGACGAGACCACCATCGTCGACGGCGCCGGCTCCGCCGACCAGGTCGCGGGCCGCGTGAACCAGATCCGCGCCGAGATCGAGAACAGCGACTCGGACTACGACCGCGAGAAGCTCCAGGAGCGTCTGGCGAAGCTGGCCGGCGGCGTGGCCGTCATCAAGGCCGGTGCCGCCACCGAGGTGGAGCTCAAGGAGCGCAAGCACCGCATCGAGGACGCCGTGCGCAACGCCAAGGCGGCCGTCGAGGAGGGCATCGTCGCCGGTGGTGGCGTGGCCCTCATCCAGGCCTCCTCGGTCTTCGAGAAGCTGGACCTGGAGGGTGACGAGGCGACCGGCGCCCAGGCCGTGAAGCTCGCGCTCGAGGCCCCGCTGAAGCAGATCGCCGTCAACGCCGGCCTCGAGGGCGGCGTCGTGGTGGAGAAGGTGCGCAACCTGACCCCGGGCCACGGCCTGAACGCCGCGACCGGCGAGTACGTCGACCTGGTCGCCGAGGGCATCATCGACCCGGCGAAGGTGACCCGTTCCGCGCTGCAGAACGCCGCCTCCATCGCCGCGCTGTTCCTCACCACCGAGGCCGTCATCGCCGACAAGCCGGAGAA